GGATCGAGCGAGAGCAGCAACTGACTGCGTTTGTGGTTCGTTTGGACGACTGAGGAGGAGAGTTAACTAGCCTTGAATAGCAAGAAAAAGAACGCAGCCGATTCTCAATGGGTGTTGAACCCATCGGACTTTGCATTCTTGTGGGAAGAATGCAAAAGGTGCTTCTATCTGAAAGTCCGCGAAGGCTTCCGGCGACCTTCTATGCCCATGGCCAAAATTTTTACAGTTATCGATGGAGAGATGAAGAACTGCTACTCCGGCGAGCGGACTGAGAAAGCGATGCCTTTTCTCCCTCCGGGCATAGTCGATTCGAGTGTCAGTTGGGTTCAATCGAAGCCGATCAAGGTTTCAGGTCACGATAAGGCATGCATGATTCGCGGGAAAATCGATACGCTCGTGAAATTCGACGACGGCTCCTACGCGATCATTGATTTCAAGACTTCATCTCCGCGTGCAGAACATGTCCAGCTGTACGGGCGGCAGCTTCATGCCTATGCCCTCGCGCTTGAACAAGCGGCAGTTGGACATGTGAACCTCTCGCCTATTCGGCGTCTAGGGCTTCTAGTGTATGAACCGCGCAAGTTTGCAAACCCCACTGCCAGCGAGGCGTCACTCACGGGAAGACTTACTTGGATTCCGATTGAACGAGACGATAGAAAGTTCCAGGGGTTCATAGGCGAAATACTCGAAGTGCTTGAGAAGCCGAGTCCGCCAGACGCGGGTGAATGTGAATGGTGCCAGTATCGCGAAGCCA
This sequence is a window from Candidatus Bathyarchaeia archaeon. Protein-coding genes within it:
- a CDS encoding PD-(D/E)XK nuclease family protein translates to MNSKKKNAADSQWVLNPSDFAFLWEECKRCFYLKVREGFRRPSMPMAKIFTVIDGEMKNCYSGERTEKAMPFLPPGIVDSSVSWVQSKPIKVSGHDKACMIRGKIDTLVKFDDGSYAIIDFKTSSPRAEHVQLYGRQLHAYALALEQAAVGHVNLSPIRRLGLLVYEPRKFANPTASEASLTGRLTWIPIERDDRKFQGFIGEILEVLEKPSPPDAGECEWCQYREASRKNKF